The genomic DNA CTCCTCTACATACTTTCCAAATCCATTAGAAGTACTATGTCGAATCATCTACATGCGCATAATCTTATAATAAAaaccgaccttagctcagttggtagagcggaggACTGTAGTAGACGCAGATTATCCTTAGGTCATTGGTTCGAATCCGGTAGGTCGGATCTTATGGGCTAAAGCCTTTTTCATTTCGTGTATTCTAAACTTATCAAAATCTTTGTGTTCATAGATTATTTAGAAAAGTACACACGAATCAAGTATAATACAatccgaccttagctcagttggtagagcggaggACTGTAGTTGAAGCAGAATATCCTTAGGTCACTGGTTCGAATCCGGTAGGTCGGAATTTTCTCCCATATGTTGGGTTTTTATAGCGTTGTGACCTTTACTCTTTTTTGAATATTGGATCTAACCAATGCACGCTGGCAAGAAAATAGGACTTAAACAAAAGCTTTTGATCGAATTCGTTTTTTACTCGATTGGTTTGTTTTAGGTTTATACAATTGTGATAGCATAAGAAATGATTTTATAGTACactaagtaaaaaaatactttgaGCTTTCCTCTATTCTATGCTTTAAAAACCCATATGATCATAGTGTTTTtgaaagatcaaattaaagttgtATATGAACAATTATATTTAAAGGCTCGTGGCTAGTGCTTACGAATCGTCAACGTTCCTACAAGCGTAGTGAAGAACCCTTTGCCACTTTCTTCCACGATTTGTATGCCTTAATTTtccaataatataaacaatcataGCCCACATCTACGTATTACATGCAGATAGATAAGTAGATGTAAAATACATCAACAAAGGAGctcttcaaaaaaattgttttcgaATTCAGAAAATGTATTATGATTCTTGAAACATAAAGAGAGCCGAACAAGCGTTGTGGTTTTCATATTCTTATCTATATTATAAATCGAGTGAGTCATGCTTAGACTAATCCACAATTCTCACTGTACACCAGCATTTATGAAAGAGAATAGTATATGGATAGGTCTATTTTTGTATAAGAGTGGACGTGCCGGAGTGGTTATCGGGCATGACTAGAAATCATGTGGGCTTTGCCCGCGCAGGTTCGAATCCTGCCGTTCACGTTTTCATTTATTGTGCGTGTAAGTTCTAAAATTGTGTATTGTTGGGTTATAGAGCTTTTAATGGTTTTCCGTCATGtaattttaatgtaaaatataattgtgaTATGAAAATGCAACACAACATGACAACGTTAAATATACTAATTAACTCACCTTTTTCTACTACTCCTCTACATACTTTCCAAATCCATTAGAAGTACTATGTCGAATCATCTACATGCGCATAATCTTATAATAAAaaccgaccttagctcagttggtagagcggaggACTGTAGTAGACGCAGATTATCCTTAGGTCACTGGTTCGAATCCGGTAGGTCGGATCTTATGGGCTAAAGCCTTTTTCATTTCGTGTATTCTAAACTTATGAAAATCTTTGTGTTCATAGATTATTTAGAAAAGTACACACGAATCAAGTATAATACAatccgaccttagctcagttggtagagcggaggACTGTAGTTGAAGCAGAATATCCTTAGGTCACTGGTTCGAATCCGGTAGGTCGGAATTTTCTCCCATATGTTGGGTTTTTATAGCATTGTGACCTTTACTCTTTTTTGAATATTGGATCTAACCAATGCACGCTGGCAAGAAAAATAGGACTTAAACAAAAGCTTTTGATCGCATTCTTTTTTTACTCGATTGGTATGTTTTAGGTTTATACAATTGTGATAGCATAAGAAATGATTTTATAGTACactaagtaaaaaaatactttgaGCTTTCCTCTATTCTATGCTTTAAAAACCCATATGATCATAGTGTTTTtgaaagatcaaattaaagttgtATATGAACAATTATATTTAAAGGCTCGTGGCTAGTGCTTACGAATCGTCAACGTTCCTACAAGCGTAGTGAAGAACCCTTTGCCACTTTCTTCCACGATTTGTATGCCTTAATTTtccaataatataaacaatcataGCCCACATCTACGTATTACATGCAGATAGATAAGTAGATGTAAAATACATCAACAAAGgaactcttcaaaaaaattgttttcgaATTCAGAAAATGTATTATGATTCTTGAAACATAAAGAGAGCCGAGCAAGCGTTGTGGTTTTCATATTCTTATCTATATTATAAATCGAGTGAGTCATGCTTAGACTAATCCACAATTCTCACTGTACACCAGCATTTATGAAAGAGAATAGTATATGGATAGGTCTATTTTTGTATAAGAGTGGACGTGCCGAAGTGGTTATCCGGCATGACTAGAAATCATGTGGACTTTGCCCGCGCAGGTTCGAATCCTGCCGTTCACGTTTTCATTTATTGTGCGTGTAAGTTCTAAAATTGTGTATTGTTGGATTATAGAGCTTTTAATGGTTTTCCGTCATGtaattttaatgtaaaatataattgtgaTATGAAAATGCAACACAACATGACAACGTTAAATATACTAATTAACTCACCTTTTTCTACTACTCCTCTACATACTTTCCAAATCCATTAGAAGTACTATGTCGAATCATCTACATGCGCATAATCTTATAATAAAaaccgaccttagctcagttggtagagcggaggACTGTAGTAGACGCAGATTATCCTTAGGTCACTGGTTCGAATCCGGTAGGTCGGATCTTATGGGCTAAAGCCTTTTTCATTTCGTGTATTTTAAACTTATGAAAATCTTTGTGTTCATAGATTATTTAGAAAAGTACACACGAATCAAGTATAATACCatccgaccttagctcagttggtagagcggaggACTGTAGTTGAAGCAGAATATCCTTAGGTCACTGGTTCGAATCCGGTAGGTCGGAATTTTCTCCCATATGTTGGGTTTTTATAGCGTTGTGACCTTTACTCTTTTTTGAATATTGGATCTAACCAATGCACGCTGGCAAGAAAATAGGACTTAAACAAAAGCTTTTGATCGAATTCTTTTTTTACTCGATTGGTATGTTTTAGGTTTATACAATTGTGATAGCATAAGAAATGATTTTATAGTACactaagtaaaaaaatactttgaGCTTTCCTCTATTCTATGCTTTAAAAACCCATATGATCATAGTGTTTTtgaaagatcaaattaaagttgtATATGAACAATTATATTTAAAGGCTCGTGGCTAGTGCTTACGAATCGTCAACGTTCCTACAAGCGTAGTGAAGAACCCTTGGCCACTTTCTTCCACGATTTGTATGCCTTAATTTtccaataatataaacaatcataGCCCACATCTACGTATTACATGCAGATAGATAAGTAGATGTAAAATACATCAACAAGGGAACTCttcaaaaacattgttttcGAATTCAGAAAATGTATTATGGTTCTTGAAACATAAAGAGAGCCGAGCAAGCGTTGTGGTTTTCATATTCTTATCTATATTATAAATCGAGTGAGTCATGCTTAGACTAATCCACAATTCTCACTGTACACCAGCATTTATGAAAGAGAATAGTATATGGATAGGTCTATTTTTGTATAAGAGTGGACGTGCCGGAGTGGTTATCGGGCATGACTAGAAATCATGTGGGCTTTGCCCGCGCAGGTTCGAATCCTGCCGTTCACGTTTTCATTTATTGTGCGTGTAAGTTCCAAAATTGTGTATTGTTGGGTTATAGCACCGTAAGAAAGATTCCGGCTGACAACAAAATAGCACCGTAAGAAAGAGAAGGTACCAATAGCTGCATGACTCCCACGTATATTGCAATCAGCTGTCCAAATGGTACACTCAGAGGAAACATTCCCTTGGAGGCTTCGTGGAGTAAGTATGTTCATTTCATCAGcaacatttaatataataatcgACCCACGACCAGTTGATCCTAGTCCTAATGAATCAAGCATTGATTGACCTTATTTGCTAGTTGCTACTAGTAGTGGACTAGTGGGATTCGATTTATATTTGTGTGATCATGTtctgtaacaaaaaaatggagGATTGGAATACAAAATTGATCCGTAGGTAGATCTCCATTGAAAcccagttttttgtttttagacgGAAGACGAATATAGATATGCAATGAGAACAAGACagtaaagaacaaaagagaaaagaacgaCCAATTTATTCctgtgattctttttttttttttgttaatgacaAATCTTACAAAATAACACCTCTAGAAGTGTGATTCTTTCATGTCAGTTTTTCAAGTACAAACGTGTTTAAAGTCTTCCAAAATTAGTGTTTtggactttaaaaaaaaaacctcttatgttttgaataacagttgATTTAGTAtgattttcataaattattgattgaataacaagagattgtgagtgattttgaatgattttatagatatatCATATTGAATAACACAGGATTTGgtaagtaatttaaaaatcacaaattgaataacagagtttcttttaaaaaaccaaaaatcttctAGATTCCAGGTTTCAATACTCTCTCTTATTGTTGaacttaaatattattattatttttatattagttgaacttaaatatctttttgttgtaaataaACCGTGTATCACGTGGAACCGACCATTATTAAGACCGGTCCATTAAGATAGTTTAATAGTTAATTGGGCTTCCCATATCGGCCTTAGACACGAAGTCGCGCTAGTTAGCTTTCTCTgattctcttcatcttcttccgtCAGGCTTTCCGGCGACACAGCTTGAAAGAAAGAGCACTACTCATCACCGGAACGATTGAGATTCCCCTGATTCTGGTATTTTTGTACGCAAATTCATCCAATTTTAATTTCCTTTCCACTTCCTTGAATCCCAAACTATTGTGtcgattttctaatttttgaagTTGTCCTTTaactgttcgatgaaatgcttGAGTGAGCATCTTTATCACAAAACTGAATTTATTCGTTTTTCTTATACTCAAGTttgagggttttgttttgttgttgatgattataTAGAGAAATGGCGTTAAGGCAGAAGTTAGGATGGTCAGAGGGAGATCTAATGAGATCAGATGCTAAGCCATGTTCAAGACTGATGCGACAAACTGCTGCCATTTTCACTGTTGGTGGAGCTATTGGTTTCTGGGTTCTCTGCAGACTTCACTATggtaataatatatttctctctTGTCTTATCATTGAATAGTTAGATTTGTCTGGTtaaaagattggatttttagaCGTTTTGGGAAGCAATTGGTTTTGCCTTGTACCTATTTGCCATGGGTTCATTCTCGGGGCTGGTTTGTTTTCGTGGATTTAAGATTCCAAGGAACATAGAATAGTTGAGACAAATCTAAGATATGGGAATGTTGTCTCGTGCCATCTATGGGAAATGTGTAGGTCCTAGGATCACAGTGCCAAGGAGTCTACGGTGGGCGGGGTGCGGTGCTGTGTCTGTGAGCACATCAACTGCGATGCTTGTCCGTCTCTTCAGCCCTGAATGTGAACCACAAAACATTGCTGCCTATGATCATATCAAAACCCCTCAAGCTTCACTCCCTTAAACCATCAGTTTCTTGCTTTATCTATGATGTGTATGGATCTCATCTTTTGTACATTACGTTGCAATACATGAATTGCCACTCTTTTTTCCCATTAGAAATAATAGTGTGCATTTTTCAATGTCGACACTTTCAATATCCAATGTTCCTTTATTTTCTGGTGTTTGATGATGACTGTAGCATAATTGGATACTCTTCTATTTCCATGTAGTCTTCAACTTTATAAAGCTTTTGTTGTCAAGGGAAGACTTTTTGGTTAAGTTATTGGTTTGGTCGAACTTTCCCCTCAAACTAGTCATGGTTGTTATATATCCACACCTAGCTTGAGCTTTAGCGTGAAACAAAGCTCGCAAAAAGAATATTGAAGCAATGACTTGTGGAAATACCTGCCAGTAGAAGATGAGTAGGAGTTTGATCACCAACAAACCTAGAGATACTGAATCTCAAGCATAGTTATAATCGACATCAATATGTTTTGATTGTGAGCGAAGAGCTAGGATTTCAGTGATATATAGACAGCATATAAGTCATCGCAGTAGAATGCGACAATATCAGCCTGTGGTTGTTCAATGTTGGGACTTGGGAAAGGGCCATTTCCAACCCTTACAATTTCAAAGTGCCAATATCACAGGGAAAATAACCTAACCAAGTGAATACTGCAAGCTATGGAAGATACATGTAAAGAAAGGTAAGTAAATGCTTTGACGTTCTCATGTTATGTTGCATTTTTATATCAATAACTAGCAAGtttttacataacttttttgttaatgtactattttaatactaattttgttaatatactattttattaattttagtgatttagtatataatcgCGGTATACcatacaataatttttgttttagacaatattaattaaattagtttgattcagtatattttatattggtgttgttaaaatagtaaaatgaggatttaactcGTATTGAAGTATTatattaatgacattttttttagtattatcaattaaTTCAATCCTGTCATGCCATATAACCCACCAcataatataactcgtttgtgttattttaaaattttattatgtttaaatattcaaaattttaaactttttattaagtctAGATATATCagtaataaattataaacttcttaaaattttataatttagtatAAACTGTAAATTTACTATATGTATGTTAGACACACACTTTTATATTAATtcagtaatatatgtttgtttaaaaaaaattcaaatcacaatatatgaaaatgattcatttttattaactttatgtattatacaTAATGATTCAGTACATTTATGACAACCCGTctcgtggaccccactagctaCCCACTAGCTTGCCTCTATAGGCCCAAGCTAGCCATGCAGGACATCGATCCGAACCCCTCACCGGGAAAGGAACTACACATCCAAATCCACctgtaggttattggtgcgccagacgttcctcgaactctcgtccccaccctttaacaaccttctcacaggacaagctgtcaccaattgtcATTGATGCCTTACATTGCCAGTTTGGGATCcattggggcggctagcggtgggctagtggggtccatgggatgggttgtcacaacatttaaaatttaaaataaaaaagagatgataggagactaatttttttaatctgtaataaatcttttaaatatctatattactTGTAGAttctatatatgaatatttaaaatattttaattatgtttggttacaaggatagtagagagagttaactaaacttgtttagATATGAATATAGCAATTAATGGCAATAAATGGtaaatgtttccaaaaacatatctatatatacatttttgaaatacattgtgggttctacccttttaattttgcctatttaaaattttagtccctacaaaattgcactaaaaacaataagtaaaatatggtaaattgatcaattcaattattttttatagaaactaattaattctacttaaatttcttattaatagcaaatttcttttctatatatgtgtcccaaaataaaataaaaaatagaaaaatcaatcattaaagtgtatacactgaaaaataaataatcagttaaattaaataattatatatcaaataaaacaataatagtattattttaaataaataaaaaaatttattctgattaattatacattagACAAACAGTTATTAGTGTTTTATcctgataaaattataatactttaagaataattgtatcaccacttaaatataaaaaattataaattaaaaatatataattttattactaaattaaatattgctaaaataaaaaattattctaaattaaagtaaataattgtcctgtggtgtaccacgggttaaatcctagttttTGAACAAAAAGTGGTGCAATTAAACTAGTATAGATTATTAATATGACAAAATTGCCAGGTTCCCCGACATAGATATTGGGAGCTTCTCCGAGACTCACAGATTTAAAGAAACCGTCGTCTCCAATGATAAAAGCAGTGTGGTACCGGGCACTCTCGGTGTGTAGAAATCCGTCTACATCAAAAACCACGGCGACTTTCTCttcctcgtcaatgaagaatCTCCCAGATTTATGGTCAAACCGAACAACATCAAAACTACTACTAGTGAGTAGTGGTCTCATATCTACTTTCAAAAACTTGCTCCAGGACAAAGCACTAGGATCAATCTTAGTGGTAACCCAAATCTCCAATGTTTCAACTAAGTCATCACCCTGCTGATATAGCACAACGAGTTGTTGTTCTCTAACACATGAGAGGGTCACAGTATATTCACTATAAGAGTGAAACGGAAGAGGCAGACgcggtccaaatctctctgttgtaaaatcaaaacagagtaagaaatcttcaacatcttcatcttccaatCCAACGCTGGCTGGTTTGTGTATTGAAGCAAAAAAGTCACGCCCTGTCTTCTCATGGGCAAAAAATAAGTATTTCCCATTCTACCTCCCAGTCGGGTGTGACGTCTAGAACCCTCCACGAGTTAGACCCAAAGTCATAGATCTCGAACCCAAAATAGTGTTTTAAATGGATGCAATTATCCACAAACCTCAAGATTTTATGGTTACGGTTGATGTCGTATCCCAGAGCATAACTGTCGAAACTTTTACGGGGTCCTATCCACCTTGATTGCCCCAGATAAGGGTTCCACACCACGAGCCTTGATTTGTCCCTGAGGACGCATAATATTAAGCCTATAGAATCAGAGGTTTGTTAAGAACACAAGATATAAAAGTATAACTCACTTTTATTAGCttaagaaaatctctcaaaacttaagctctcaatctctcttttctctctcaaacctcATAAGTTGTGTCACATctcaacacctccttatataagactttgctaatcctaatcctacTAGGAATCACACATATTATATATCTCCTAATACACTTGATCCTTATCTCCTAAATAAACCCAATTATAGTAATACTAGGATTAACTTCCAGCTCAAGCTTCCTTCAAGCTTATCCCAACAATCTTCTCCTTAAGCTTGAAAGCATTTTCTGTCAAATCCTGAACTCCCAAGAGGCTTCTCATTTCTCTGAACTTGTTCTTGTCCAAAGCTTTGGTGAGTATGTCTGCTCTCTCCTCAGATCCTGGAACATGATATACCTCAATTTGGCCTCAACCTTTACTCTGATGAAGTGATAACGCCTATGTATATGCTTGCTCCTCCCGTGGAAGACAGGGTTCTTGGTGAGAGCAATCGCCGATTGATTATCAATCCGGATAGTAACCTTCTCTTCTGCAGCTCCAATGATCTCTACCATCAAGTCTTGTAACCAAACAGCTTGTTTTGCAGCTTTAGTACCGGCCATGAACTCGGCTTCACAGGAGGATAAAGTCACTACATCTTGTTTTTCTGAACACCAAGTGATAGGACCCTCTCCAAGATAGAATATATGACCCGAGGTGCTCCTACCATCGTTTTCATCAACGTTATGGCTACTGTCGTTGTACCCAATTAGACGAGGCATCTTCATTCTCCCATAGGATAAGCCAAGAGTAGTAGTTCCTCTTAGATACCTTGAACACTGCTTCATAGCTGCTCCATGCGAATCCATAGGACTCTGCATATAACGACTAAGAATTCCAACACAATAAGACAAGTCCGGTCTGGTATGCAAAAGATAACGTAAACAACCAACTTTCTTCCTATAAGCAGTTGCAtctatctccttctctttctctgctttcGACAATTTTAGCTCTGGTTCCATAGGGATAAGCACCGAGTTGCACTTTGACATTCCTGTTTTCTCTAATATCCTCTGAGCATAACGAGCTTGGCTCAATGTGATACCACCTTGATGTTGATTCACTTCCATACCAAGGTAGTAAGTCAGTTTTCCAAGgtcactcatttcaaatttagaaGACATCTCCTCCTTAAATTTGTTTATACCTACCAAGCTTGTTCCTGTAATaaacatatcatcaacataaactccAATAATTAGAAGGTTAGTGCCAATGCTTTTCCGATAGACAGAGGGCTCCTTCGAGCACTTAATGAACCGCAACTCCTGAAGAATGTGATTCAACTTGTTATTCCAAGCTCTAGGCGCTTGTCTCAAACCATACAAGGCTTTGTTTAGCTTATACACCTTCCCTTCATTGCCCTTTTGTTCGACTCCTTCAGGTTGAGAAACATACACAGTATCCTTAAGTTCTCCATGGAGCAAGGCTGTTTTTAAATCAAGATGATGAATCTCCCATCCATGAGAAGCTGCAAGATCAATCAGTAATCTTATATTTTCAATCCTAGCAACAGGTGCAAAAACCTCCTCAAAGTCAACACCATACTTCTGCACATATCCCTTTGCTACAAGTCGAGATTCGTACTTGTTAATACTCCCATCCGAATTTCTCTTCAGTTTAAATACCCACTTTAAGCCAATTGGCTTTGCTCCAACAGCCAAATCAGTAAGATCCCATGTTCTAAGCTTCTCAATTGATTCTATCTCATCTTCGCAGGCTCGTATCCACTCCTTAGACTCCTTGGCTTCATAAAAATTTCTCGGTTCATTATTGATACACATTAACAAGAACTCACCTTTTTCTTCTGCAAGTAAGACATACTCCTCCAAATATTTTGGCTTAATACTTGGTCGTGTTGACCTTCGTAGTTCAGGCTCTAACGAGGTTGCACAAGATTCTGCAGGTATTGTTGCAGTATCGTGTGactcttgctctgttttgctttCACGTGTAACTTCCTCTCGGTTCTCCATTCTTCCATCATTTTCGGCTACGCTTCGAGATTCTTTCTTCATACTCCATAAGGCCGTGATTGCCAAAAACACCAAAGCTGATCCTAAAactctcatcatcttcctctgttGATGAATTGTTACTCCAGTTCCATCCTTTTGATTCGTCAAACACTACATCTCGACTCACTATGATTTTGTTCGAATGAGGGTCCAACAACCGATATGCCTTAGAACCAGGTTCGGTTCCTAAGTGAACAAGCATCCTCGTACGATCATCCAACTTTCTAAGATTTGGTTTCTCCACCTTGGCATAGCCAATACAACCAAAAATTCTAATATGCTCAACTGTAGGTCTCTTATCCCAGAAAAGTTCATATGGTGTCAAGTCCTTCAAAGCTCGTGTTACTACTCTATTTAGCAAATAGGCAGAGTGCCTTAGTGCTTCCCCCCAAAGATGGTTATGCATATTCATATGTTTTAAGATGCTTCTTGTCAGCACCTTACACtccattctgttgtggagtgTAAGTTGCTGTTAAATATCTCTTAATGCCTGCACTTTCACAAAACGAGTTAAACTTATTAGATAAAAACTCTCTTCCCCTATCTGTCCTAAAGGTCTGCATTCTTTCTGCAACTTCCTTTTCAATCATAGTTTTAAGTTTCTGAAACTTTTGAAACGCTGCTCCCTTCTCCTTTAGTAACATTGTCCACAAGTAGCGAGAGTAGTCGTCAATAATCACAAAAATGTATCTATTCCCAGCTGGTGTACATGGAGAAATAGGACCACAAAGGTCTCCATGTGTGATTTCTAGCCTTTTCTTAGCTTGAAAAGTAGTCGCTTGAGGAAACACACGTCTTGTTTGCTTCCCAAGCAGACATGATCTGCAAATTTCTTTCACAGGAGAGAGTTTTGGTGCTCCTAAAACAAGTTCTTTCCCTAGCATCAAACTTAATGTTGCATAATTGATGTTTCCTAACCTTGCATGCCACATACTAGGCTCACTTACATCCGCAAGATATGAACAAGCACTATCTTGTAGTCCCATCTCAACTTTGTACACCCGGTTTTTAGACTTCTCTGTTTTCACAAGTAGATTTCCTTCTCGATCACGCATAGTCAAGTAATTTCCCCT from Camelina sativa cultivar DH55 chromosome 7, Cs, whole genome shotgun sequence includes the following:
- the LOC104701091 gene encoding uncharacterized protein LOC104701091, translating into MALRQKLGWSEGDLMRSDAKPCSRLMRQTAAIFTVGGAIGFWVLCRLHYGPRITVPRSLRWAGCGAVSVSTSTAMLVRLFSPECEPQNIAAYDHIKTPQASLP